A DNA window from Phaeobacter sp. A36a-5a contains the following coding sequences:
- a CDS encoding PhnA domain-containing protein, whose product MSCALCAAETPLVTHEVAGAPEGQLGEVAICQTCAAQVTGDPDPAHMRCLSSAMWSETPAVQVLAARLLARLSDQDWARDLSDQLWLDEDTRAWVDAAPQPGAHRDSNGAPLAHGDSVVLIKDLPVKGAGFTAKRGTAVRNISLVADNPEHIEGRVEGQRIVILTKFVKKK is encoded by the coding sequence ATGTCCTGCGCCCTATGTGCCGCCGAAACGCCGCTTGTCACCCATGAGGTCGCTGGCGCCCCCGAGGGCCAGCTGGGCGAGGTTGCCATCTGCCAGACCTGCGCTGCGCAGGTGACGGGCGATCCGGATCCGGCACATATGCGCTGCCTGTCCTCGGCGATGTGGTCAGAAACGCCTGCGGTTCAGGTGCTGGCGGCCCGTCTGCTGGCGCGGTTGTCGGATCAGGACTGGGCGCGGGATCTCTCCGATCAGCTCTGGCTTGACGAGGACACGCGCGCCTGGGTCGATGCGGCACCTCAGCCCGGCGCCCACCGCGACAGCAATGGCGCGCCGCTGGCCCACGGCGACAGCGTGGTGCTGATCAAGGATCTGCCGGTGAAGGGCGCAGGCTTTACCGCCAAACGTGGCACCGCCGTGCGCAATATCTCCCTTGTTGCCGACAACCCCGAACATATCGAAGGCCGGGTCGAGGGGCAGCGCATCGTCATCCTGACCAAATTCGTGAAAAAGAAATAG
- a CDS encoding protein-L-isoaspartate O-methyltransferase family protein — protein MTDFAERRRMMVDTQIRPSDVTKFPIIEAMLAVPREAFVADAQREAAYADGNLDIGPGRVLLEPRTLGKILDAVDVQPDELVLDVACGLGYSTAVIARVAQMVIGVEEDETLASEAQGQLSAVGADNAIVHTGALVEGAAEHGPYDVMIVEGGVETLPEALLDQLKDGGRMAAIFMSGPLGEVKVGYKTGGQISWRLAFNAGAPVLPGFAAVEEFAL, from the coding sequence ATGACTGACTTTGCCGAACGTCGCCGCATGATGGTCGACACGCAGATCCGCCCGTCGGATGTCACCAAGTTCCCGATCATCGAAGCCATGCTGGCCGTGCCGCGCGAAGCCTTTGTTGCCGATGCGCAGCGCGAGGCGGCTTATGCCGATGGCAATCTGGATATCGGACCCGGTCGGGTGCTGCTGGAGCCGCGCACCCTGGGCAAGATCCTGGATGCGGTTGACGTGCAGCCGGATGAGCTGGTGCTCGATGTGGCCTGCGGTCTGGGCTATTCCACCGCGGTGATCGCGCGGGTGGCGCAGATGGTGATCGGCGTCGAGGAAGACGAGACCCTGGCGAGCGAAGCGCAGGGCCAGCTGTCGGCCGTTGGCGCCGACAATGCGATCGTGCACACCGGTGCGCTGGTCGAGGGCGCCGCAGAACACGGCCCCTATGATGTCATGATCGTCGAGGGGGGGGTGGAAACCCTGCCGGAGGCGCTGCTGGATCAGCTGAAGGATGGCGGCCGGATGGCAGCAATCTTCATGTCCGGTCCGCTGGGAGAGGTCAAAGTCGGCTATAAGACCGGCGGCCAGATCTCCTGGCGTCTGGCCTTTAATGCGGGCGCCCCGGTGCTGCCCGGTTTTGCGGCTGTTGAAGAATTCGCTCTCTGA
- a CDS encoding TolC family outer membrane protein codes for MRNKLTANLVKAFVFAGSAALLLGAPKQAAADNLSDAMIGAYKTSGLLEQNRALLRAQDENVAAAVARLRPVVDWVARAERQYVRNGNGTIASSNHDSTLSTGIDVSWLLFDNGVSRLSQLAAQETVLATRQALLDVEQQVLFAAVQAYVNVLLQQETVALRSNNLRLLREELRAANDRFEVGEVTRTDVALAESRVAGAQASLIESQGDLRNARATYVQAVGNAPGTIAGQPPLPQRVASLQSAEAIAMRNHPSLLSQQHAVKAADYASQSNTRNLGPSVTLRANATHASDASGPGTRDTSGASVTLSQRLYSGGSLASARRASIARLQAERGALITTQRGVTQDVSAAFVALETARASLVSSNERVRAARVAFDGVREEATLGARTTLDVLEAEQELLNAQTDRVQSRANQVLAAYALLQAQGLLTAEHLGLAVEIYDPTLYYNLVKDAPAHVSQRSKDLDRVMRALGKN; via the coding sequence ATGCGCAATAAACTGACGGCAAACCTGGTCAAGGCCTTCGTCTTCGCAGGAAGCGCGGCACTGCTGCTGGGTGCTCCGAAACAGGCTGCTGCCGACAATCTCTCGGATGCGATGATCGGCGCCTACAAGACCAGCGGCCTGCTGGAACAGAACCGCGCCCTGCTGCGCGCGCAGGACGAAAACGTTGCCGCCGCAGTGGCGCGCCTGCGTCCGGTGGTCGACTGGGTTGCCCGGGCAGAGCGTCAGTATGTGCGCAATGGCAACGGCACCATTGCCAGCTCCAACCATGATTCGACCCTGTCTACCGGCATCGATGTCAGCTGGCTGCTGTTTGACAACGGGGTCTCCCGGCTCAGCCAGCTCGCCGCGCAGGAGACCGTTCTGGCGACGCGTCAGGCCTTGCTCGACGTTGAACAGCAGGTGCTTTTTGCCGCCGTCCAGGCCTATGTGAACGTGCTGCTGCAACAGGAGACCGTGGCGCTGCGCAGCAACAACCTGCGGCTGCTGCGCGAGGAACTGCGCGCCGCCAATGACCGCTTTGAAGTGGGCGAAGTCACCCGGACCGATGTGGCTCTGGCCGAAAGCCGCGTGGCCGGCGCGCAGGCCAGCCTGATCGAAAGCCAGGGCGACCTGCGCAATGCCCGTGCGACCTATGTTCAGGCTGTTGGCAATGCGCCGGGGACGATTGCCGGCCAGCCGCCGCTGCCGCAGCGCGTGGCCTCGCTGCAATCGGCAGAAGCCATCGCGATGCGCAATCACCCCAGCCTGCTGTCGCAGCAACACGCGGTAAAGGCTGCGGATTACGCCTCGCAGAGCAACACCCGCAACCTCGGGCCATCGGTCACATTGCGAGCCAATGCCACCCATGCCTCTGACGCCAGCGGGCCGGGAACGCGCGACACCTCCGGCGCCAGCGTGACGCTGTCACAGCGGCTCTATTCCGGCGGCTCTCTGGCCTCGGCGCGCCGTGCCAGCATTGCCCGTCTTCAGGCCGAACGCGGTGCCCTGATCACCACCCAGCGCGGCGTGACACAGGATGTATCGGCGGCCTTTGTGGCACTGGAAACCGCGCGCGCCAGCCTGGTGTCCTCGAATGAGCGCGTCCGCGCCGCGCGGGTCGCCTTTGACGGTGTCCGCGAGGAGGCAACGCTGGGCGCGCGAACCACGCTCGACGTGCTCGAAGCCGAGCAGGAGCTGCTGAACGCCCAGACCGACCGCGTGCAGTCCCGCGCCAATCAGGTGCTGGCGGCCTATGCGCTGTTGCAGGCGCAGGGGCTTCTGACCGCAGAACACCTTGGTCTGGCTGTCGAAATCTACGATCCGACGCTCTATTACAATCTGGTCAAGGATGCGCCGGCCCATGTCAGCCAGCGCAGCAAGGATCTGGACCGCGTGATGCGCGCTCTGGGCAAGAACTGA